In Streptomyces nojiriensis, the sequence GGCGGGTCCTTCCCTCGCCGACGTGCTGTGCGCGGCGGTGGACCGCGGCGACGCCCGGGCGGCCGCCGTGGACGAGGAGGCGGTGACCCGGCTGCTCGCGGCGGTCGGCCTCGGCGCACCGCTCGGGGACACGCCGACCGCAGGTCCGCGCACACCGGACGACGGGGCGGCCGACCCAGGGCCCGCCGGGGACACCTGGGTCGCGGCGGACGGCCGCTACCGGGTCGGTGTCCTGACCGGCCGGTGGGGCAAACCCGCGGCCGAATACGTCGGCGAAGGCGCGCGGGAAGCCGCCCGGCGCATGCGGATCGCCGGCCTTCGCGACGAACTCGGCCGGCTTCAGCAGCAGTGGACCGACCTCGACGCGCAGGCCCGGACCCTGGCCTCCCGCCGCCTGGTCCTCGACGCCGAGCTGGCCGCCGTACCCGACGAGGACCCGCTGACCCGGGCGCAGGCCCGCGCCGCCGCGACGGCCGACACGGTGCGCCACGTCAGGAACCGCCGTGCGGACCGGGCCGACGCCCTGCAGGCCTCCGCGGAGCGGGCCGAGCGGGCGAGCACCGAACTCCACGAGACGGCGGCCGATCTGGGACTTCCCCCGGACCGGCCGGCCCTGGCCCGCGTGCGGGAGGCCCTCGCCGAGCTCGCCACCGTCCTGGCCGAGCTCTGGCCCGCACTGCGCGAACGCACCGAAGCGTTCCGGCAGACGGCGGAGGAGCGGGAGGAGACGCAGCGGGCGGGCGAACGGACCGCCGAACTGGGCCTGCGCGCCGACGAGGCGGCCCGTCAGGCGGCCGCCGCGGCCGAGCGACTGGCGACCCTGCGCTCGACCGTGGGCGCGGCCGTCGCCGAACTGCAGCGGCGGCTGGCCGATACGGCGAAGGCGCTGCGCGCGTGCACGGCGGAGCAGAAGCTCCTCCAGGAACGCCACGGCGAGGCGGACCGCCGGGCCAGCCGGGCCGAAGGCCGCATCGAACAGTTGGAGCAGGACGTCGCGAGCGCCGCCGCGGCGCGCTCCGAGGCCATTGCCGCGCTCCGGCGCTTCAGCGCCACCGGGCTGATCGCGGTCGCCCTTCCCGATCTCGCCGTGCCGGCCCCGGGCGGGGGGACCTGGACGGCGACGTCCGCGATCGCGCTCGCCCGTTCCCTCGACGCCGAGCTGGCCGCGACCGACGATTCCGACGGTGCGTGGGAGCGGGTGCAGCGGCGGCTGAGCGAAGAGCTCAAGACCCTTCAGGACGCACTGTCCCGGCACGGGCACAGGGCATCGGCCCGCATGGTCGAGGAGGGCATGGTCGTCGACATCGTCTACCAGGGCCGCGAGCGTGCCGTACCGGAACTCGTGGAGGCCCTCGCCGTCGAAGTGGGGGAACTCAACCGCATCCTGTCCGCGCACGAGCGCGAGATCCTCGAGACCCACCTCATCACCGAGGTCGCGGGCACGCTCCAGGAGCTCATCGGGGCCGCCGAGCGCAAGGTGGTGGCCATGAACGCCGAGCTGGAGGAACGCCCGACCTCCACGGGGATGACCCTGCGTCTGGTGTGGCGGGCTTCGCGCAAGGCCCCCGCGGGACTGGCCCAGGCACGGGGCCGCCTCCTCCAGACCGCCGACGCCTGGACCCCCGAGGACCGGGCGGCGGTCGGGGAGTTCCTGCAGACGCAGATCGCCCGCCAGCAGACCGAGGACGTGGCCGGCAGTTGGCTGGAGCATCTCACCGCGGCCCTCGACTACCGCTCCTGGCACGAGTTCGCCGTCGAGAGGCAGCAGCACGGCCGCTGGGTACCGGCCACCGGACCGGCCTCGGGCGGCGAACGCGTGCTGGCCGTTTCCGTACCGCTGTTCGCCGCGGCTTCCTCGCACTACGCGAGTGCGGGCAGCCCGTACGCGCCGCGGCTCGTCACCCTGGACGAGGCGTTCGCCGGGGTGGACGACGACTCGCGCGCCAAGTGCCTCGGCCTGCTGCACGCCTTCGACCTGGACGTCGTCATGACCAGCGAGCGGGAGTGGGCCTGCTATCCGCAGGTACCGGGCATCGCGATCGCCCAGCTCTCCCGCGTCGACGAGGTCGCCGCCGTCCTGGTCACCCGCTGGGAGTGGGACGGTACGGCCCGTACCCGCCGTGCGGACCCGGTGCGTCCGGCCGAGCCGGAGGCGCTGTGGGCGTGAACCGCCCGGCGGTCGACGAAGCCCGCCTGCGCCGGCTCCTCGGCGGGGCGGATCTCGCCTGGCTGCTCGACCGGGTCCGCCGCCGGCTGGAGCGGGGACGGCCCCTGTCCGGTGCGGTGTCCCTGGCCGCCCCCACTCCCGCCCAACGGGCGGCGGCGGAGCGGCTGCTGGGACGGGCACCCGGCGGGGGCGCGTCGCTCACCGTACGGCTCGACGCGGTGGACGCCGTACTGCGCCGGTCGGGCATCAGCCCCGAAGGCCTGGCGGCGGCCGCCGCCACGCTCACCGGTCCGGTC encodes:
- a CDS encoding TIGR02680 family protein, which gives rise to MIPPTALPAPARSRWQPLRMGLVDLFHYDVEEFHFRDGRLLLRGNNGTGKSKVLALTLPFLLDGDLSARRVEPDGDAGKRMEWNLLLGGEHPHSERLGYTWVEFGRRDGTSGEEHFRTLVCGLKAVSGRGIARHWWAVTGQRIDHAPAAAPSEGTLSLLDGTGTVLSRDRLIEAVAGHGMVYDQAKTYRRAVDEALFGLGEQRYGALVDLLIQLRQPQLSKRPNEVALSRALTEALPPMDQALIADVAEAFRSLDEEKEELRSARSAERAASVFLDHYQRYARIASRRRARLPRTEHSKYEHLQRDLAGAQEEKAAAQEQRAAAAERIAALTGDQARLEATEAALREGPEMRSAHELDRAARAVERSQDDSTRADSDREEARLLHTRVRGRLGAAENRLRSAREHAEDTLRRAGEAAEEARLELPAAEGLPTAELRAAVTEAIDRRHRTLAHVADLASLAEDTAAERRTAALRLDEAETDLARATEAQEAADASVTDAGRALIDAVREHVGRCAELVYADPTGLLDELQEWTVRQDGPCPARRHAARAHGATAAELADRTAQAAQRRAALEARVLEAQEELAALEAGGRSGPRAPHTRTPGSRDRMPGAPFWRLVDFRDHVGDRDRAGLEAALEAAGLLDAWVRSDGSALSADDHDVLLAPRSAPPAGPSLADVLCAAVDRGDARAAAVDEEAVTRLLAAVGLGAPLGDTPTAGPRTPDDGAADPGPAGDTWVAADGRYRVGVLTGRWGKPAAEYVGEGAREAARRMRIAGLRDELGRLQQQWTDLDAQARTLASRRLVLDAELAAVPDEDPLTRAQARAAATADTVRHVRNRRADRADALQASAERAERASTELHETAADLGLPPDRPALARVREALAELATVLAELWPALRERTEAFRQTAEEREETQRAGERTAELGLRADEAARQAAAAAERLATLRSTVGAAVAELQRRLADTAKALRACTAEQKLLQERHGEADRRASRAEGRIEQLEQDVASAAAARSEAIAALRRFSATGLIAVALPDLAVPAPGGGTWTATSAIALARSLDAELAATDDSDGAWERVQRRLSEELKTLQDALSRHGHRASARMVEEGMVVDIVYQGRERAVPELVEALAVEVGELNRILSAHEREILETHLITEVAGTLQELIGAAERKVVAMNAELEERPTSTGMTLRLVWRASRKAPAGLAQARGRLLQTADAWTPEDRAAVGEFLQTQIARQQTEDVAGSWLEHLTAALDYRSWHEFAVERQQHGRWVPATGPASGGERVLAVSVPLFAAASSHYASAGSPYAPRLVTLDEAFAGVDDDSRAKCLGLLHAFDLDVVMTSEREWACYPQVPGIAIAQLSRVDEVAAVLVTRWEWDGTARTRRADPVRPAEPEALWA